The window AGTTCACGAGGCGCAACTGCTTTCATATCTCAAGCTAAGCGGGAAACGCCTTGGACTGCTTATTAATTTCAATGTGATACTTCTTAAAGATGGAATTACACGCAGGATGAATTAAAAACTCTGTGTACTCTGTGCCCTCTGTGGTTGAATTATGCGGTCATGGGATACGGGTGTTCATGGTCTGATTGACCATTACATTTTATTTGAAATATGTATGGATTATGGAATTTGTAATATCCAGAATTTATTGTTAAATCTTCATAATCAGCGTAAATAGGTGGATTTAAGGTCAATTTTATGTTTATTTCTTTGCCATAATTGACTCGGGACGTTAACTTATAGTTGGAACTTAGGATTTTTTAAGTTTCATGAATGGAACATAATCTGCATATATTTTTCTTTAAAAACGTTACCTACTTAGATCATTTGATAAAAAAATGTTGATTCATTTTGGAATATAAACGGCTGACGAAAATCGGTGCTAAAAAAAATTATGCAGAACTGAATTCGGTGTTTTTTATATGCACTTTATCACTGTATTGACCAGTTGTTTATAACTGATTGGTCAATCAACTGACCAATGTTGGTTCTGTTTTGTTATATTAGTATTATTCCCAGCTCTGTTTCAAGGGCATTCCTCATGGCACCATTATACCCATGCCCTTCACCCTCTATAGGATAGAAAACCCTGGGATCATCAGCTTTATTATAGGTAACCTGTGCCAGTTCTATAGGAATTATGGAATCATTTAGCATATGGATCATTGCTATTTTACGAGGTGGTAGTTTGTCCAGATAAGAATCAGGGTCAATTGAACGTAAAAATCTGGTCTGGTTCATTGTGATCTGACCTGCATTTTGATTAATATATGCCTCCATATCGTATCCACTGGTACTGATCCCAACCACACCTCTAATGCCCGAATCGATGGCTGTAGCAATTATACCAAAACGTCCCCCGTTACTTATCCCAATGATGGCGATATTATCCTTATCGATCCCGGATTTCTGCCGCATCACATCAACTGCTTTTAACGTATCAAAAACCATTTTATGCTCAACAGGCTCTTCTCCTGCTTCAAACAATTGACCGTCCAGCTGGAAGTCCACCCCGCCCAGATTGCGCTGGTCGATGACCATCGAAGCATAACCCATACCTGCAAGTTCAGCCGACAGACCTTGCTCGTCCTCTTTAGATACTGTAGCTCCAGGCAGGATCAGAACTCCGGGAACTGGTTCGCTGCTCTTCGGGATTCGCAAAAGAGCAGCGATTTTATCTTCCCGGCTGGAAAAAATAATCGATTCGAGGGAATATTCGGGTGTATCGTTGATGATGGTGGATTCGAAGATTGGAATACCTCTATCAGCCGGGTAGGACATGATGCCGTTCTCGTCCACATGCCAGTCGTTGACCTAATCTGAATGATCTGGAGAATTAACATTAAGTATTATTGCAGCCAGGATTAAGATCGTACCAATAGGATTAAGATCATTGGG of the Methanosarcinales archaeon genome contains:
- a CDS encoding acetylxylan esterase translates to MDENGIMSYPADRGIPIFESTIINDTPEYSLESIIFSSREDKIAALLRIPKSSEPVPGVLILPGATVSKEDEQGLSAELAGMGYASMVIDQRNLGGVDFQLDGQLFEAGEEPVEHKMVFDTLKAVDVMRQKSGIDKDNIAIIGISNGGRFGIIATAIDSGIRGVVGISTSGYDMEAYINQNAGQITMNQTRFLRSIDPDSYLDKLPPRKIAMIHMLNDSIIPIELAQVTYNKADDPRVFYPIEGEGHGYNGAMRNALETELGIILI